One genomic segment of Sminthopsis crassicaudata isolate SCR6 chromosome 4, ASM4859323v1, whole genome shotgun sequence includes these proteins:
- the BEND3 gene encoding BEN domain-containing protein 3 — translation MNSAEFSDDEEEVIKNNPVKVETEAGDAVLDCSVTSRAAEKPLSDGSFTSLQDSSKRKQTGSDGHGGQQDILPSVKKRRLIPEALLAGMKNRDTSSPNQGNGEQANKSKSSGIGWLCEEEPLNDVTTPSYKKPLYGISHKITEKKNPTGGDQFTNYELYEKVTSGNSPSPLRLLNEQRKRDSSNTTPVAVVTGADNDPNIYSLIQKMFYTLNTLNSNMSQLHSKVDLLSLEVSRIKKQVSPTESVAEFQPPPEYQLTAAELKQIVDQSSSGGDLACRLLVQLFPELFSDNEFNRSCTTCGFVNKKKLESLHLQLIRNYVEVCYPSVKNTAVWQVECLPQVNDFFNRFWAQREMESGQPSGQPSGFYETEQVEPAHFLEDKEQEDALPLERSSTIASDIVLDAQDLNEFLDEASSPGEFSVFLLHRLFPELFDHRKLAERYNCYGDGGKQELDPQRLQIIRRYTEIYFPDVQDEEAWQQQCAQRINDELEGLCLDGSECEQLRDDCYDSSSLPDDVSIIKVEDSFEYERPGRRSKKIWLVPIDFDKLDIPPPDFEVPMSDYLLNKEQIRSIYESSLSIGNFASRLLVHLFPELFTHENLRKQYNCSGSLGKKQLDPSRIKLIRHYVQLLYPRAKNDRVWTLEFVGKLDERCRRRDTEQRRTYQQQRKVLVPGLERRDFMNYAINPERFREEFEGPPLPPERSSKDFCKIPLDELVVPSPDFPVPSLYLLTDKEVREIVQQSLSVGNFAARLLVRLFPELFTTENLRLQYNHSGACNKKQLDPTRLRLIRHYVEAVYPVEKMEEVWHYECIPSIDERCRRPNRKKCDILKKAKKVKK, via the coding sequence gCACTTCTGGCTGGCATGAAGAACAGAGATACCAGTTCACCCAACCAGGGGAATGGAGAACAGGCCAATAAAAGCAAGAGCTCTGGCATTGGGTGGCTTTGTGAGGAGGAACCCTTAAATGATGTAACCACCCCCTCCTATAAAAAGCCTCTTTATGGCATCTCACACAAGATCACTGAGAAGAAGAACCCTACTGGGGGAGACCAGTTTACCAACTATGAACTCTATGAAAAAGTCACCTCTGGCAATAGCCCGTCACCCCTCCGACTCTTGAACGAGCAAAGGAAACGAGACTCTAGCAACACTACTCCGGTGGCTGTGGTTACCGGGGCCGACAATGACCCGAACATCTACTCGTTGATTCAGAAGATGTTCTATACTCTCAACACCTTGAATTCCAACATGTCCCAGCTGCACAGCAAAGTGGACCTGCTCTCCCTGGAAGTCAGTCGGATCAAGAAGCAGGTCAGCCCCACAGAGTCTGTGGCCGAGTTCCAGCCGCCGCCAGAGTACCAGCTGACCGCCGCCGAGCTCAAGCAGATCGTGGACCAGAGCTCGTCAGGAGGGGACCTGGCCTGCCGCCTGCTGGTGCAGCTCTTCCCAGAGCTCTTCAGTGACAACGAGTTCAATCGGAGCTGCACCACCTGTGGCTTCGTGAACAAGAAGAAGCTCGAGTCTCTCCATCTTCAGCTCATCCGAAACTACGTCGAAGTCTGCTACCCCTCGGTGAAGAACACGGCTGTGTGGCAAGTGGAGTGCCTGCCTCAGGTCAATGACTTCTTCAACCGTTTCTGGGCCCAGCGTGAGATGGAGAGCGGCCAGCCGAGCGGCCAGCCGTCCGGCTTTTATGAGACCGAGCAGGTGGAGCCGGCCCACTTCCTCGAGGACAAAGAGCAGGAGGATGCCTTGCCCCTGGAGCGCAGCAGCACCATCGCCTCTGACATCGTCCTAGATGCTCAGGATCTCAATGAGTTCTTAGATGAGGCCTCGTCTCCTGGGGAGTTCTCCGTCTTCCTCCTGCACCGGCTGTTCCCCGAACTTTTTGACCATCGAAAGCTGGCAGAACGGTACAACTGCTATGGGGATGGCGGCAAGCAGGAGTTAGACCCCCAGCGCCTACAGATTATCCGCCGCTACACAGAGATCTATTTCCCTGATGTTCAGGATGAAGAGGCGTGGCAACAGCAGTGTGCCCAGAGGATCAACGATGAACTGGAAGGCCTCTGCCTCGATGGCAGCGAGTGCGAGCAGTTGAGGGATGACTGCTACGATTCCTCCAGTCTTCCCGACGACGTGTCCATCATCAAAGTGGAAGATAGCTTCGAGTACGAGAGGCCTGGCCGGAGGTCCAAGAAGATCTGGCTGGTGCCCATTGATTTTGACAAACTGGACATCCCCCCTCCTGACTTTGAAGTGCCAATGTCTGACTATCTGCTCAACAAGGAACAGATTCGGAGCATCTATGAAAGCAGCCTGTCCATAGGGAACTTCGCCTCTCGCCTCCTGGTTCACTTATTCCCTGAACTGTTCACCCACGAGAATCTGAGGAAACAGTATAATTGCAGTGGTTCTCTAGGGAAGAAACAACTCGATCCCTCCCGGATCAAGCTCATTCGGCACTACGTACAGCTCTTGTACCCCAGGGCCAAGAATGACCGGGTGTGGACACTGGAGTTTGTTGGCAAGTTGGACGAGAGGTGCCGTCGGAGAGACACAGAGCAGAGGCGAACCTACCAGCAGCAGCGAAAAGTCCTGGTGCCCGGCTTGGAGAGGAGGGACTTCATGAACTATGCAATCAACCCTGAGAGGTTCCGAGAAGAATTTGAAGGGCCCCCGTTGCCTCCAGAAAGAAGTAGCAAGGACTTTTGTAAGATCCCCTTAGATGAATTGGTTGTCCCTTCCCCAGATTTCCCTGTGCCTTCTCTCTATTTGCTGACTGACAAGGAGGTGAGGGAGATCGTGCAACAGAGTCTCTCTGTGGGCAATTTTGCTGCCCGGCTCCTGGTCAGACTTTTCCCAGAACTCTTTACCACAGAGAACCTCAGACTGCAGTATAACCACTCTGGTGCTTGTAACAAGAAGCAACTCGACCCCACCCGACTACGACTGATCCGCCATTACGTCGAAGCTGTTTACCCCGTGGAGAAGATGGAGGAGGTGTGGCATTACGAATGTATCCCCAGCATTGATGAGAGATGCCGGAGACCCAATAGAAAAAAGTGTGACATcttgaaaaaagccaagaaagTGAAGAAATGA